The Pochonia chlamydosporia 170 chromosome Unknown PCv3seq00008, whole genome shotgun sequence sequence CTGAATCGCTATCTATGCTTGCTCTAGATGCCACTTGCAAGAGATGCTAAGTACAACGAATGGACTTGTCCCCATAGTAAGGAACATGTTCTTGGGCATACTATTATCCGATCAGGTCTTCAAAGCGTCATAAGAGTCCGAACACTATCCACCCCTCCGTCGGGGAGCCCCCAGAGGATCAAACAGAAATTGTAGCATTACCTTAGATTATGAGTAGATGAGTGGCATGGGTAAGGCTGAATCGGACGAAATAGCGCTAGCATTTGTTTCAAGAAATTTATGCGTTACAAATTTAGTAAATTTTGACCAATCTTGAGAAACTTGGTACGAGTATTATGCTTGGCTGCGTGGCAAACAGGAGCTTAAAATAGTAGCAGCATATCACAATATAGCGAACAAGCCACCTCTGCCAATCAATCTAACTGATAGAATGTAGCATATTAAGTACTTTATGATGTTGCATAGATCCCATGACTCTTGGGCTCGTCTTACCGCCCCTATCTTTTGTTCATTCAtcctttcaatgttgccacTTCGGCTCAACCCTCACCAAGCTCTCTGGTTTTCGGCATCTGCGACTGTAAATTTCGTTCCCAATGTGCCACCATGCAGACTAGCCTCAATGGAACTCGCGCTTCTCCGGTGATAGAAGCTCGTCGTGCAAGCTGCCACCGAGCATTTACGGACGTAGACTAGCATGATGCTTAGATTTAGGCAAAATGCGACATGGATACTGGCTCCGATGCGGGGATCTTCACCTTAGACTGATGGAGAATAGCCCGTAAGTTTAGCACATGGATTTCACTGATCAGTTATGAGAGATCTTGAATGTTTTTGCAGATGACTCCGGTATGTGGGGTAAGAACGCATTTCTAGAGAGATCAGTTCAGGAGTTAGAAACTCCTTCGGGTTTTTAATCGTCCGACGGATATCGGGACTATATGAATTGCTCTCCAGAGCTCAATCAAGCCAACTATCTTCAAAGAATCGAAACATCCACCTAACGAATACACCATGGTACAATTGCGCGATGGCATGTGGTTGCCCGCCGAATGTGCTCGGACTGAGTATGCTGAAGAGGTCTACAATGTCACAGTGTCTGAACAAGAGCAACGCATGAGCCTGCTTTGTCCGACAAAATGCATTCGTTCACGAGGCGACACATTAAATCAGCCCACCGTGACACTTGACCTACAAGCCGAGTTTGATGGAGTCATTTCCCTCGAGGCAACGCATTGGGCAGGCGAACAACGCAAAGGACCACATTTCGAACTCTTCCCGGACGGGAGACCAGAAGCAAAAGGCCTCATTGTTAAGAATGGTGGCGCAACAACTTTGCAGTCGGGATCTTTGTCAGTGACTGCAACAACTTGTTCACAAATCTTCGATATCAGCTTCCATGGCACcgaggacaacaagttgcTGACTTCCTTGAAGGACCGAAGTGTGGGCTTTGCTTACAGTCCTGCACCAAGTACACCAATGCAATTGGCTTCCATGAAGGACTTTAAGCAGTACAAGTTTCTGCAGACGAATCTCTCAGTTGGTGAATCAATCCATGGGTTAGGCGAGCGATTTGGTGCCTGGAATAAAGTTGGCCAGACCGTCTGCCTTTGGAACGCTGACGGAGGCACATCCAGCGATCAAGCTTACAAGAATGTCAGCTTTTGGATGAGCAGTCGTGGCTATGGAGTGTTCATAGATAACCCAAGTAAGGTAGAGTTACAAATCGGCAGTGAGCGATGCTCTCGTACACAGACTATTGTGGAAGGACAGCGACTGAAGATGTACTTTATCTATGGACCGACGCCTAGAGATCTCTTGAACAGGTATACCATTCTTACCGGCAAGGCGAGCAAAGTCCCCAGATGGAGTTTCGGACTTTGGTTAACGACAAGCTTCACCACGAGCTACGACGAAGCCGCAGTGACATCATTTCTACAAGGCATGAAAGCTAGGGGGTCGCCGGTTGATGTCTTCCATTTTGACTGCTTTTGGATGAAGGCATTCTGTTGGACAGACTTCCAATTTGACTCGGAGAATTTCCCTGATCCAGTGGGTCAAATTGCACGTATGAAGAACTCGGGGCTCTGCAACAAAGTTTGCGTGTGGATTAACCCGTACTTCGGCCAGCATGGTGCGGCATTCAAACATGCCGGAGAAAAAGGGTATCTCCTTAAACGAAAAAGCGGCGACATCTGGCAATGGGACCTGTGGCAAGCAGGAATGGGTCTCTTGGATGTGACAAACCCTCAAGCTGTGGCTTGGTTCACCGAATGCTTGAACAAGCTGCTTGATATGGGAGTGGATGCCATCAAGACAGATTTTGGAGAGCGAATACCTACTGTCGACGTGCAATGGCATGATAATAGCGTGGACCCGGAAAGAATGCACAACTATTATGCGTTTGAGTACAATCGTATTGTATACGAGGCTCTTCAGAAACGATTCGGGAAGCATGAAGCTGTTCTATTTGCGCGCACAGCCTGTGCTGGAACTCAACGATACCCCTTGGTATGGGGCGGAGATTGCGAATCGACCCCCGAGGCCTTGGGTGAGTCAATACGAGGTGGCCTTTCAATGGGAGTATCAGGATTCTCTTTCTGGAGCTGTGATATTGGAGGATTCGAGGGTTCTCCGCCGCCATGGATTTACAAACGATGGGTTGCTATGGGCTTGCTTTGCAGCCACAGTCGCTTACATGGCAGTAACTCGTATCGTGTACCCTGGACGATTGATAATGACGACCAATCCGAGGAAGGGTGCTCAAGAACCCTTGCTAAGTGGACGAGTCTCAAAAA is a genomic window containing:
- a CDS encoding sugar hydrolase (similar to Neosartorya fischeri NRRL 181 XP_001260164.1); translation: MVQLRDGMWLPAECARTEYAEEVYNVTVSEQEQRMSLLCPTKCIRSRGDTLNQPTVTLDLQAEFDGVISLEATHWAGEQRKGPHFELFPDGRPEAKGLIVKNGGATTLQSGSLSVTATTCSQIFDISFHGTEDNKLLTSLKDRSVGFAYSPAPSTPMQLASMKDFKQYKFLQTNLSVGESIHGLGERFGAWNKVGQTVCLWNADGGTSSDQAYKNVSFWMSSRGYGVFIDNPSKVELQIGSERCSRTQTIVEGQRLKMYFIYGPTPRDLLNRYTILTGKASKVPRWSFGLWLTTSFTTSYDEAAVTSFLQGMKARGSPVDVFHFDCFWMKAFCWTDFQFDSENFPDPVGQIARMKNSGLCNKVCVWINPYFGQHGAAFKHAGEKGYLLKRKSGDIWQWDLWQAGMGLLDVTNPQAVAWFTECLNKLLDMGVDAIKTDFGERIPTVDVQWHDNSVDPERMHNYYAFEYNRIVYEALQKRFGKHEAVLFARTACAGTQRYPLVWGGDCESTPEALGESIRGGLSMGVSGFSFWSCDIGGFEGSPPPWIYKRWVAMGLLCSHSRLHGSNSYRVPWTIDNDDQSEEGCSRTLAKWTSLKNRLMPYIYSESLESIQYGLPLSLRSVAIEFPEDPTSWMLDRQFMLGSRLMVAPIYEESGEVEFYLPKGKWTSYFTNEVKVGPGWFKEKHGFGTLPFYVRENTVLVLNHREQAKSSDYTSDLEVCLYQVQPGAVGKTVDNADNPIEVIVGSSGELEDTSMLSGRLAFSESGRSLEGDEMISIEHL